One segment of Carya illinoinensis cultivar Pawnee chromosome 13, C.illinoinensisPawnee_v1, whole genome shotgun sequence DNA contains the following:
- the LOC122292581 gene encoding uncharacterized protein LOC122292581 isoform X2 encodes MLMMLCSTLRDRIRPWLRDYDRLQSVAVILIYIQIGCALIGSLGALYNGVLLINLTIALFALVAIESSSQSLGRTYAVLLFCAILLDIFWFILFTHEIWDISSDNYGRHVIFSVKLTLAMQIIGCTVRLSSSFLWIQIYRLGVSYVDTRVPREADFDLRNSFLNPATPAAVGQNHGIGDSEPASAAEASQLKLSVDRSFQAGDDEPQTV; translated from the exons ATGCTTATGATGCTTTGTTCAACACTGAGGGATCGAATACGACCTTGGCTTCGCGATTACGACCGCCTTCAATCTGTCGCCGTCATCCTCATCTACATTCAG ATTGGTTGCGCATTGATTGGATCATTGGGGGCATTGTACAACGGCGTGCTGCTGATTAATCTGACCATAGCCTTGTTCGCACTGGTGGCCATAGAGAGTAGCAGTCAGAGCCTTGGGCGTACCTATGCGGTTCTGCTCTTCTGCGCCATCTTGCTCGATATCTTTTGGTTCATCCTTTTCACTCATGAGATTTG GGACATTTCTTCTGACAATTATGGGAGACACGTTATATTTTCCGTGAAACTCACTCTGGCAATGCAGATCATTGGGTGTACTGTCAGGTTGTCTTCCTCGTTTTTGTGGATTCAGATTTACAGGTTGGGGGTCTCATATGTTGACACTAGAGTTCCTCGGGAAGCAGATTTTGATTTAAGAAATAGTTTTCTGAATCCTGCAACCCCCGCTGCCGTG GGCCAAAATCATGGTATTGGTGACAGTGAGCCTGCTTCTGCTGCTGAAGCTTCTCAGTTGAAGCTATCTGTGGATAGATCATTTCAGGCTGGAGAT GATGAGCCACAAACAGTTTGA
- the LOC122292581 gene encoding uncharacterized protein LOC122292581 isoform X1, translated as MLMMLCSTLRDRIRPWLRDYDRLQSVAVILIYIQIGCALIGSLGALYNGVLLINLTIALFALVAIESSSQSLGRTYAVLLFCAILLDIFWFILFTHEIWDISSDNYGRHVIFSVKLTLAMQIIGCTVRLSSSFLWIQIYRLGVSYVDTRVPREADFDLRNSFLNPATPAAVVRQSSDSDDILGGSIYDPAYYSSLFDGQDNRCSYGGQNHGIGDSEPASAAEASQLKLSVDRSFQAGDDEPQTV; from the exons ATGCTTATGATGCTTTGTTCAACACTGAGGGATCGAATACGACCTTGGCTTCGCGATTACGACCGCCTTCAATCTGTCGCCGTCATCCTCATCTACATTCAG ATTGGTTGCGCATTGATTGGATCATTGGGGGCATTGTACAACGGCGTGCTGCTGATTAATCTGACCATAGCCTTGTTCGCACTGGTGGCCATAGAGAGTAGCAGTCAGAGCCTTGGGCGTACCTATGCGGTTCTGCTCTTCTGCGCCATCTTGCTCGATATCTTTTGGTTCATCCTTTTCACTCATGAGATTTG GGACATTTCTTCTGACAATTATGGGAGACACGTTATATTTTCCGTGAAACTCACTCTGGCAATGCAGATCATTGGGTGTACTGTCAGGTTGTCTTCCTCGTTTTTGTGGATTCAGATTTACAGGTTGGGGGTCTCATATGTTGACACTAGAGTTCCTCGGGAAGCAGATTTTGATTTAAGAAATAGTTTTCTGAATCCTGCAACCCCCGCTGCCGTGGTGAGACAATCCTCAGATTCTGATGACATTTTAGGAGGCTCAATCTATGACCCTGCTTATTACTCATCTCTCTTTGATGGTCAAGACAATAGATGTTCATATGGG GGCCAAAATCATGGTATTGGTGACAGTGAGCCTGCTTCTGCTGCTGAAGCTTCTCAGTTGAAGCTATCTGTGGATAGATCATTTCAGGCTGGAGAT GATGAGCCACAAACAGTTTGA